In the genome of Streptomyces sp. SAI-127, the window AGCGCATGCCGAAGTGGCTGAACTGCTGCTCCCACGACTGCCGCGGCCTGCCGCTGAGGGTGTAGTAGTGCGTCTGGAGATTGGCGTCGTGCTGGAAGTTTTCCTCCTCGACGTCCAGCGGCGACGCGGACGTCCCCGCACCGCCGGTGATGCGGTTGCTGCCGCGGATGCGCAGGGTGAGACCGGCCTTCTGGGGGCTGATGCCCGCGAGTTCCAGGCGTACGAAGCCGGTCACGATCTGCCCGAAGTCCACGACCCACACGCCTGAGCCGGGCGCGGTCTCCTTGAAGGAGACGGCCTTGAGCACCTGGTTGACGAGGACCGGCTCGGACTCGTGCGCGCGCAGGACGGCCGGGGTGAAGCCTTCGGGGAGCTTCGTGGCGGGCAGCGGACCGTGGTGCTTCGGGGCCGGGCCCGAGCAACTGCCCGGCGGGATCAGGACCGTGGCCGGGCGCCACTTGCGATCGGGCCGGTAGTCCGGCGAGCGCCACGCGCCGAGGAGGTGGGCGCGGCGTGCGTCGTACTTCTCGCCGGAGTAGACCGAGTCGAAGGTGGTGGGCCCGTCCGTGGTCAGCCAGTCGTCGTCGGTGACAAGGGTCGTGGCGGAGCCGTCGGTGTACGTCACCTCCAGCTTGGCCCGCATCCGGGGCTGACCTGCGTAAGGGGCGAGCTGCCAGTACCACTCGTTGGGTGTGGTCACGCCGTACCAGCCCCGGCCGAGCTCGGCGGCGAGCACGTTCTCGGTGCCGGGCCGCAGCAGCCCCGTGACGTCGAAGGTGTTGTAGAGGACGGTGCGGTCGTAGGCGCTCTGGTCGGTGAGCAGCCGGGGGACGTTGGCGCCGTCCGCGGCCGCCCGTTTGCCGTCGGTGGTGAGCGGATCGCCGTTGACAGTGAACGACACGTTGCCGGCCGCGCTCAGGTGCAGGCGGGCCCTCTCGATCCGTCGCCCTCGCGGCAGCGTCAGGGTGCGCCGCAGGAGCGGGGCCGGGTTGGCCATGGGCAGCATCACGTTCCTGGCGGGGATGTACGAGTTTCTCGGCGGGAAGGTCAGGCCGTCCAGCGTGCCAAGTCCGCTCTCGAACGGGTTGGCGCCCGTGGACAGGTCGGCGGAGAAGTCGGCCGCACCGGTGCCGGTGACGTCCACGCTGCGGACCGTCGCGGAACTCGCGCCGCCGAAGCCCACCGAACCGTGCCGGCGGATCTGGTCACCGGTGAGCGTACGGCGGTCGATCTCCTCGCCGTTGACGGTCGTGGTGACGGTGAGGCCTTCCGCCCGCACCACCACCGTGTGATCGCGGGCCGTCCAGGTCTCGGGCGTGAGCCCGGTCGAGGCCGGTACGGCGACCGTCGCGATCGCGACGGTGCGCGTGCCCGAGGCGGTGGGGTTGGTCTCGCTCTGCGGGTCGTAGTGGTCGACGCCCCAGTCCGGTTGCGAGGCGCCGTCGTCGACCCAGGTGTTGCCCGCGTAGTGGCTGGTCTTCATGACCAGGTGGAAGGTGTCGGCATCCGGGGCCTTGCGCAGGGTCCAGCTGAGCGCCTCGCCCCAGGTCTTGCCGATGGGCTCGGCCCGCAGCAGCAGCGTCAGTCCGGTCGCGGCATCCGCCCCGCCGCGGAAGACCACCGTGTACGCCAGGTCCTGCCAGTCGTGGGCCTGATCGGCCCGGCCCCCGATCCAGCGCGCCTTGTCCCAGTCCCTCTCCCCCTTCAGCAGACCGGTCTCCCAGCGCGCGGGTTCGCTCCATCCACCGGGCACGCCCCTGTCGTCCCAGGTGCGCACACGCCAGTGGTACGCCTGCTCCGACCGGAGCGGCTCCTTGCCCCCGTAGACCACCTCTGTGCTCGCCGAGCCGCGTATCTTGCCGCTGCGCCACACGTCGGAGCGGCCCGGCGCGGTGCCGACCTCGATCTCGTAGGCGCTCTGCCGTTCCACCGGGGGGATCCAGCTGAAGGCCGGCGCGGTCTGCGTCCCCAGTGGGGCCACCCGGGATCCGACCTGCAGGGCCACGGGCGCGGAACCCGCTCCCCGGCCGGAGTGGCTGAGGGCGCCGGCCGCCGCCGCGGCCCCGGAGGCGGTCGTCAGCGGGGTTGCGGTGCCGGCGGCCGCGGCCGTGATGATGCCGAGCAGATGACGGCGGCTGAAGGTACTTCTGTGGTCCTCGGACACGGCGGCGGCCCTTCGTTCTCTTGAATCGATTCAATCCCTGCCAGGCGGTAAGTTTACGAACACCCCGAGTGCAGCACAACGCTCACGACGACCACATTTCCGCGCACTTTAAGGCGGTTGACTTCCACCACCCACCATGCTTCGATTCCCGTCGTACGGAAACGCCATTCTCACAGCACGCAACAACCCTCTCGTACGGGTGGTGTCGTGGTGCAACTTTCCGTGAAGGAGCGGATCCTGCTGGCCGCGGAGCGTCTTTTCGCCGAGCGCGGCCTCGACGGGGCCTCCCTGCGACAGATCAGCGCGGCCGCCCACAACGGCAACAACACGGCGGTGCAGTACCACTTCGGCTCGAAGGAGCGCCTGATCCAGGCGATCTTCGAATACCGCCTACGGGATCTCAACGAACGCCGCGCCGCCCTGATCGCCGGCCGGCGTCCGCAGGATCTGCGCACCTGGGTGGAGTGCCACATCGTCCCGGTGCTCGAACAGGGCGAACGGGAGGGCAGCCACTACCTCAGCTTCGTGGCGAAACTCCAGCAGCACGGCCGGCGGGACGTCCTCGACCGGCTCGCACCC includes:
- a CDS encoding family 78 glycoside hydrolase catalytic domain; this translates as MSEDHRSTFSRRHLLGIITAAAAGTATPLTTASGAAAAAGALSHSGRGAGSAPVALQVGSRVAPLGTQTAPAFSWIPPVERQSAYEIEVGTAPGRSDVWRSGKIRGSASTEVVYGGKEPLRSEQAYHWRVRTWDDRGVPGGWSEPARWETGLLKGERDWDKARWIGGRADQAHDWQDLAYTVVFRGGADAATGLTLLLRAEPIGKTWGEALSWTLRKAPDADTFHLVMKTSHYAGNTWVDDGASQPDWGVDHYDPQSETNPTASGTRTVAIATVAVPASTGLTPETWTARDHTVVVRAEGLTVTTTVNGEEIDRRTLTGDQIRRHGSVGFGGASSATVRSVDVTGTGAADFSADLSTGANPFESGLGTLDGLTFPPRNSYIPARNVMLPMANPAPLLRRTLTLPRGRRIERARLHLSAAGNVSFTVNGDPLTTDGKRAAADGANVPRLLTDQSAYDRTVLYNTFDVTGLLRPGTENVLAAELGRGWYGVTTPNEWYWQLAPYAGQPRMRAKLEVTYTDGSATTLVTDDDWLTTDGPTTFDSVYSGEKYDARRAHLLGAWRSPDYRPDRKWRPATVLIPPGSCSGPAPKHHGPLPATKLPEGFTPAVLRAHESEPVLVNQVLKAVSFKETAPGSGVWVVDFGQIVTGFVRLELAGISPQKAGLTLRIRGSNRITGGAGTSASPLDVEEENFQHDANLQTHYYTLSGRPRQSWEQQFSHFGMRCLEIHNLEAVLGRKPSLDRDAELFTVAVARTGFARTGTFTTDNALLNRIQRNLEWAEQNNLVQKPTDTPSREKNGWTGDAMASSESQSLTWDVNGVFTTFLRHFPDTQISTGQLPMIVPVAKGAYGYDRTPGWDKAWKAVPAWDSAYFVIPQELYAYYGNSSLFAELYEHQDRLLKTYELLFTAENGYRFEAALGAYSGAEPKGSNAVISLAYYIHFCDYMAEVGKMIGRTERGAHYGKLAKTLRKAFIANYWDEKLGHFTQGSISSENAMALAFDLVPGSDLSSADPRYLPGTKKLAENEKALAKLLADRIVAADHHLQNDMYGSRYEFNILSEYGYTDIALKAVTQTGEPGYVHQIARGATSLWEEWQERLSVNHHYRSNVATWFYQSLAGIKPTSTAYETLRIRPYIPAVAVNSRVPVDTSDLDLSPAPLDRVSASIKTVRGEVSSQWHRRADGRIELAVTVPYNADAEIWVPTQGKPVSAPDGVRYVRDDTSGGAAYKVYRAKAGSYRFNA
- a CDS encoding TetR/AcrR family transcriptional regulator; protein product: MVQLSVKERILLAAERLFAERGLDGASLRQISAAAHNGNNTAVQYHFGSKERLIQAIFEYRLRDLNERRAALIAGRRPQDLRTWVECHIVPVLEQGEREGSHYLSFVAKLQQHGRRDVLDRLAPELLAPTHVFRERAGALLPHLPEPLRGHRIAHAMAFSVHAGAEREQSRARDEEVLPYAVHVGDLLDGLVGFLRAPVSSVTASALAGAGAREIALPVHP